The Triticum aestivum cultivar Chinese Spring chromosome 6D, IWGSC CS RefSeq v2.1, whole genome shotgun sequence genomic sequence GGAGGATAAAGTGACATGGATGACTGATTAGAAGATGCAATGGCAGTGGGCGTGATGGATGAAAAAGAGCAGAGTGTTAGAAGAAATAATGAGGTGATAAGGTCTCGAAATGTTCATTATCTCATGGAAGTTATTAATGTGCTATGTAGCCAAAAGGTTAACAAACATATATATGTGCATGTACTCTAGGTTGGCCATTTGAAACATGTTCAAGAACATGTTATTAGTTGGTAATAATTATAGTTCATTGTTTATTAATAAATCTCATTGCTGCAGTGTACTTTTGATGAACTCTGATAGTGATTATTGCCTGTCCACGTACAGATAATTTTAGGGCTTCAGAATTTTGACAGAAGCAATGTTGGATCTGCTGTCACAGATGTACATACAGTGTGGTACATTTTTTTCATGCTCTATTACTGTTTGGCTCTTCCACATATATGAAATAATGTTGAAGTTCTGATTTCGGTTGATGGACGACAAGTGAATGATGTAAATGAAACATTCATGGACATGAGTTTCTTGAAACATATCTGAATTGTAGTTTTGAGTTCTTCGCATGTTACATAGGGAAGTAGAAGAAAAATTGGTTATATCATGTGTTAGGGATGTTCCCTAAATTGGTCCAAGACTTCATTTTCTTCAAGCATGAATAAGAAgaaacaaataaaatggcaagtggACAGACTGATCCTGTGTTGCTGCTGATGCTACTTCTTTTCCTGTCATCATCTTTGCTGACCCTCCTCTACACGCTATGCtgatggtggtggtgctgctgccgAGCTGCGCCTCCTCTTCTCATAAGAGTCGTTCTTTTGCTGATAGATAGAAGCACTAGATTGTGCCTTTATTAGTCGCATATTTATATTTAGCATGCAGATGCACTTTGGACTAACCTGGAATCTCACTTTACTTTTTTCAGCTCAACATTATAAAGAAAGCCTTGAACACATCTCATGAAGGCTTGACAAGATCTTGAAGTGTTGGAGGTTTGGCAAGATCTGCAAGGCGTCCATACTTGGTTTTTTTCTACCCATTTGGTGTTTGTTTCAGCACATAAGCTGATTTGGATGTGTAGCACATCTAGAAACATGTCCATTTTTTCTTTTGTGGCACAACATCCTTAATGCATCCAGAAACATGTATTTGGTCGCTTATCAAATGAAGCTTAAGGTTTTGGATGTGGCTATTATGTAACTTTGATTGAAAAGTAAGTATATCTGAGCTGTGATATCTGTCCTAATTGTCCAAACATACTGAATGTATATTAAATTAGGGATAAGCTGCGTAGAACTTTTTTTAGTGAAATCAATGTGATGGCATGTTAACTGCCGGGTTAACATGTTTCTGCCGGCAGATTAATTGCCGGTGACTGTAGTTCCCGTGTCATGATCAATCTGCCGGGAGAAACATAACTGCCGGCAAATAAAATAGACAGGGCAGACAAATTGCTGGGAATAGTTTATCTGCCGGGACAAGTAATCCCCGGCAGCCATTCTTGTGGCAGTTCTATCTGCCGGGAGAAACTTCCTCCCGGCAGTTTATCTGCCGTCTTTAGTGCATTCTCCCGGCAGAATACATGTCGTTGCATCCGTGCTGTGGCGTAGTGCGTGGTTGGCATCGTTCGGTGCAAAGCATCTGCACAACACGAAGCAACGATTTGATCTATCACAACATACATGATAGGCAATGGAAGCATAATAATATTGAGATGAAGAGAAAAATATTTGTTGTAGGGAACATATTCACAACATGAAAGTAGGAAGCATGGCTTACACAAAAAGCAATGAGTCAATCTTTCACACCATACATGCAGCTTTCTTTAAATTTAAATGGTGTTTGCTTCGTTACAGTATGTTTCAGTTGTTCTTCTCAACTGAGAATGTCTGCCCATGTCCAGGTTTGGCTACTGGAGTTCTGAATCTTGCCATTGTCGCTCCTCAGGTTGACCCTTATACCTAGAATGATCTCTTGTGTCATGCATCGTCGCTGAACATGTCCTGACCTTTACGACTGTCGACTACTTTGCAGATAATAGTGTCACTCGGAGCAGGCCCATGGGACAAGCTCTTGGGGGGAGGGAACATCCCTGCCTTCGCCCTGGCCTCGGTCTTCTCGCTGGCAGCCGGAGTGCTCGCGGTGATCAAGCTACCCAAGCTGTCGAACAACTACCAATCCGCCGGCTTACAATCCTCATTTTGACATTCTTCCCCCTCTGTTAGATACAGTAATAAGATTAAAGATGAGATAGAGATTAGGATAGAAAGTGTCAGCCCCAAGTTGTAAAAGATGTACACTTTTTTTGTACTGTATATTATTCAAGATTGCAAAACTGAACTGAAAAAAAAAACTCATGAAAACATCAAATTGAATATAGACATCTATCCGTAGATGTGTTCCAATTTTGAAAGCTCAAGCATCACACAACTCAATTGAAACTAATGAAATTTGCCGACATAGTCTAAGTTTGTTCACACGATCAACAGAATTGAAATAAATGCAAGATTACTAAAATCTAATGAAAAAAATCCAATCGAAGCCTTATGCTGAAGCTATTTATCATATCTAGTCGCTGTAGAAGCTACTTGTGTTCTTCTTGCCGTCCTTGTTGGTTTTCTTGTTCCTCCGCCTGCGCCGGTCGGCCTCCTCAACCCGCCGGAAGGCGCGCTCCAGTGTGTCCACCCGCTCAGCCAGGGCCCCGATGAGCTCGCACTGCTGTGCGCTCCGTTCGCACAGCGCCGCCACCATCTCCATCAGTTTCTTCGCGTCCAGCCCGTCGGTGGTCACCGTCTTCTTCTCCTCCTGTGCCTGTTCTTGCTGTTGCTGCTGCGCTTTGGGTGGTGCATGGTCCTCCTCGCCGGTGAAGACGTCGCCGTCCCCCGTCAGCACCATCTCCCACTCACCCTCCGCCTCCGAGGCCTTCTCGCCTTCCGCCACCAGTTCGGTCTCGGTCTGCCCGGCCTCGTCGACGACGACGGGACTCGCTGCATCAACCTCCATCGCTGCCATGTCGGTTGTCTCGGCAGCCAGAAAATCCGACGCAGTATTGTCCTCAACCGGCAGCTCCGGCTCCATCCCGCTCTCTGCTTCTTCCTCTGCATCCTGAACTTTCGGCGCATCGGCGGTCACCACCGCAGGCGCGGCCTCGAGCGCGTCAACAGCGTCCTGGAGCGCGAGCACGCGCCTGGTGACCCGCCTCCGGTACTCCCGGGCGCCGCGCACGCCGTCGAGGCGCAGCAGCAGCCGCATGAGCTCCTCCCCGAGGCCGATCCGTGCAAGGGCGTCCGCGCGGAGCGCCTCCGCCTCGGAGGCCACCCTCGCGGCCACGGCCTCCGCCAGCCGCTCCACCATGCGCACCTCCCGCACCATGCGACGAGCGAGCAGCCCGCGCACCGCCGCCTGCACCCTCACCGCGGCTTCGTCCGCTGAAGGCGCCGGCTTCCTCGGCACAGCTGGCGGAGAGTTGGAGTCGCCCGTGACCTCAATCTCGAAGTAGTCCGGGCAGCTCTTCGGGGACCCGCTGCTGGGCCTGGGACGCGCCGTGGTCCGTGCGGCCGGCTCGGCGGCGCCGAAGCCAGGGAAGAAGGCGTCGTCGTGCCGCGCCGGGGCCCTGCGGCGGGCGGGGCGCAAGCACTCCGTCATCAGCTGCTCGGCGTCGTGGAAGAAggcatcggcggcggcggggtaGCCATAGCCGTAGTCGTACGGGTCGTAGCCAAAGAACGCCATTGATCCGCGGCAGAGATTGGGAGAGATCG encodes the following:
- the LOC123142234 gene encoding uncharacterized protein produces the protein MAFFGYDPYDYGYGYPAAADAFFHDAEQLMTECLRPARRRAPARHDDAFFPGFGAAEPAARTTARPRPSSGSPKSCPDYFEIEVTGDSNSPPAVPRKPAPSADEAAVRVQAAVRGLLARRMVREVRMVERLAEAVAARVASEAEALRADALARIGLGEELMRLLLRLDGVRGAREYRRRVTRRVLALQDAVDALEAAPAVVTADAPKVQDAEEEAESGMEPELPVEDNTASDFLAAETTDMAAMEVDAASPVVVDEAGQTETELVAEGEKASEAEGEWEMVLTGDGDVFTGEEDHAPPKAQQQQQEQAQEEKKTVTTDGLDAKKLMEMVAALCERSAQQCELIGALAERVDTLERAFRRVEEADRRRRRNKKTNKDGKKNTSSFYSD